The following coding sequences lie in one Fusarium poae strain DAOMC 252244 chromosome 1, whole genome shotgun sequence genomic window:
- a CDS encoding hypothetical protein (CAZy:GH139), whose amino-acid sequence MATLPTSYDVVWKTPGVNGSADSMPLGGGDIGLNTWYENGTILLYVAKSGTFDENNSLLKLGRIRLSLDPNPFDIDFEQRLVLNDGYVKYTGKDNATAKLWVDVFNPVVHIEVESSEKISASVAYENWRYENRPIVNEERNQGSWGIYTSKVANGTTYADKISFHENGVLMSHRNEKLDLWNFQLKQQGLEKYGDEMYNPMRNNEFGIFVHSEQLKPGAISDGHYVNTTYKAWNLESKAPRKSFKVSLSMHQAQTKDHDEWYKGLKKVIKSAVKNTQEATLTWWHEYWARSYIIINEDKGEKDAGFQVGKNYQIWRFLMGCNAKGTWPTKFNGGLWTFDPVFVNPYRPYTPDYRRWGGGTFTAQNQRLLYWPLLRSGDFDTMTQQFDFYKRITPNAVLRGKVYQNIDAAYFLEQIDNTGLSNVFEYNAQWYDDDANTPRPDFFPHGELWNVWLNHMQDTANEFADMILQANIYSGYDVKPYLEFIEHQLAWFDKYYTREMLKRNPWPLTGIAGNESLVIYPGSAAETYKEAYNPVSTLAGLRQVIKDLLIVDEFALQNKTYYQRYLDKIPGNTLRQQQGHTCIAPAEAYTRVQNSEVPQLYTVFPWPEYGLGLPNLTYAINTYLYDTETVIYHGNNGWKQDVIWLARMGFTANATAMTEERYVPSKVCKFPVFKGPNFDWTPDLNHYGAAAIGLQEQLIQTFAGDDIRLLAAWPDSWDVRFKVWAPHNTTVEGTAKKGVMKEFVVLPESRKKDVIIGQD is encoded by the exons ATGGCAACACTTCCTACATCCTATGATGTCGTCTGGAAAACACCAGGCGTCAATGGCTCGGCTGATTCGATGCctcttggtggtggtgatatTGGCTTGAATACATGGTATGAGAATG GTACCATTCTCTTGTATGTTGCGAAAAGTGGTACTTTTGATGAGAACAACTCTCTTCTTAAACTCGGTCGCATCAGACTATCCCTAGACCCCAACCCTTTCGACATCGACTTTGAGCAAAGGCTTGTCCTGAATGACGGTTACGTCAAGTACACCGGAAAGGACAACGCGACTGCCAAGCTCTGGGTCGACGTATTCAACCCTGTCGTGCACATAGAAGTCGAGAGCTCCGAAAAGATTTCTGCCAGTGTCGCTTATGAAAACTGGCGATACGAAAACCGACCCATCGTCAACGAAGAGCGTAACCAGGGTTCCTGGGGCATATATACCTCCAAGGTTGCCAATGGGACTACATACGCTGATAAGATCAGCTTCCACGAGAACGGCGTGTTGATGAGCCACCGTAACGAGAAACTTGATCTTTGGAACTTTCAACTTAAGCAACAGGGACTTGAGAAGTACGGTGATGAGATGTACAACCCCATGCGTAACAATGAATTTGGTATCTTTGTTCATTCTGAGCAGCTCAAGCCTGGCGCCATCTCCGACGGCCACTACGTCAACACAACTTACAAAGCTTGGAATCTTGAAAGCAAGGCTCCTAGAAAGTCTTTCAAAGTCTCACTATCCATGCACCAAGCCCAGACCAAGGACCATGACGAGTGGTACAAGGGTCTCAAGAAGGTCATCAAGTCCGCAGTCAAGAACACCCAGGAAGCCACTCTCACCTGGTGGCACGAATACTGGGCTCGATCATACATTATCATAAATGAAGACAAGGGAGAGAAAGACGCAGGGTTCCAGGTCGGGAAGAACTACCAGATCTGGCGCTTCCTTATGGGCTGCAACGCCAAAGGCACATGGCCGACCAAATTTAACGGTGGTCTCTGGACTTTTGATCCTGTTTTTGTCAACCCTTATCGACCTTATACACCCGACTACAGACGATGGGGTGGAGGCACATTCACTGCCCAGAACCAGCGTCTGCTATACTGGCCCCTATTGAGATCTGGAGACTTTGATACCATGACGCAGCAGTTTGACTTTTACAAGCGCATCACTCCGAATGCGGTTCTGAGAGGAAAGGTATACCAGAACATCGATGCAGCGTATTTCTTGGAGCAGATTGACAACACGGGTTTGTCCAATGTGTTTGAGTATAATGCCCAGTGGTATGACGATGATGCCAACACACCTCGCCCAGACTTTTTTCCTCATGGCGAGTTGTGGAACGTTTGGTTGAACCACATGCAGGATACTGCCAA TGAATTCGCCGACATGATTCTACAGGCCAATATTTACTCCGGTTACGACGTCAAGCCTTATCTCGAATTTATTGAGCACCAGCTCGCTTGGTTCGATAAGTACTATACTCGCGAAATGCTCAAACGCAACCCTTGGCCATTGACTGGCATTGCTGGCAACGAGTCACTCGTCATCTACCCTGGTTCAGCCGCTGAGACATACAAAGAGGCATATAATCCTGTCTCTACCCTGGCTGGTCTGCGCCAAgtcatcaaagatctccTCATCGTGGACGAGTTTGCACTTCAGAACAAGACGTACTACCAAAGATATCTTGACAAGATCCCAGGCAATACACTCCGTCAACAACAGGGACATACATGCATTGCTCCTGCAGAAGCATACACGCGTGTTCAAAACAGTGAAGTACCCCAGCTGTACACTGTCTTCCCCTGGCCTGAATACGGCCTTGGTCTTCCCAACCTCACCTATGCCATCAACACATATCTCTATGACACAGAGACAGTCATTTACCATGGCAACAATGGCTGGAAGCAAGATGTTATCTGGCTTGCGCGTATGGGCTTCACTGCAAATGCAACAGCCATGACAGAAGAGCGATACGTGCCCAGCAAAGTATGCAAGTTTCCTGTTTTCAAGGGGCCCAATTTTGACTGGACACCTGATCTGAACCACTATGGGGCTGCAGCTATCGGACTACAGGAACAACTTATCCAGACCTTTGCAGGGGATGATATTAGACTGCTTGCTGCGTGGCCTGATAGTTGGGATGTTCGGTTCAAGGTTTGGGCGCCACATAATACTACGGTTGAGGGCACTGCCAAGAAGGGTGTCATGAAAGAATTTGTGGTTTTGCCAGAGTCTCGCAAGAAGGATGTCATCATTGGACAAGATTAG
- a CDS encoding hypothetical protein (TransMembrane:10 (i229-249o261-281i434-455o475-502i935-956o962-984i1005-1031o1043-1060i1080-1099o1111-1133i)): MDSDAPAKRPRAPTITVDTAAVDTTHSPGIDSINASPSPLDDTNTLAVPASKSRAESWASSSPSTKIGTDHEQISRDVEALRKGDQQEILKADPGEEDQFTVENNPFAFSPGQLSKLINPKNLAAFVALGGLPGLEKGLRTNSKAGLSPDEGKLRDAVSFEEATATTKEGFKASPTTDVLPSTEAHDDGHAVAKDAFPDRKRVYGANRLPEPKAKSFLQLAWIALQDHVLILLCIAAVVSLALGLYQTFGATHHEGAKVEWVEGVAIIVAITIVVVVGAANDWQKERQFQKLNQKKEDRIVKVTRAGKPQNISIHDVLVGDVMLLEPGDVIPVDGVFISGHNLSCDESSATGESDLIKKVGADQVLHALLNEPAPQLKKLDPFIISGAKVLDGVGTFLVTAVGEQSSYGKTMMSLRDDPGLTPLQAKLNLLAGYIAKLGSAAGLLLFFVLLIIFLAGLPNNDDSGEQKGQSFLQILITSITVIVVAVPEGLPLAVTLSLAFATKKMTRENNLVRHLQSCETMGNATVICSDKTGTLTENVMTVVAGALGLRGRFAFGDSSVEKSQTSSPTSTEGTEMNDTIPLNQFSDKLDPEYKDLLKTAVTVNTTAFESDEGFVGTKTETALLDWARRYLGLGPLAIERSNHPVTQMFPFNSQRKCMGAVVQIPGLTKDKPKHRLFIKGASEIVLGECTTILGDPTQGPSTESLSDSHKDGIKSVISSYATNSLRTIGLAYRDFESWPPVLTLRPEDEANTDIDLTDLVHNLTWMGVVGIQDPVRKGVPEAVIDCGIASVNVKMVTGDNVETARAIALNCGILTESNMSEPNAVMQGSDFRKLTETERSTVVKQLRVLARSSPEDKRVLVKALRSLGEIVAVTGDGTNDAPALKAADVGFSMGITGTEVAKEASDIILMDDNFSSIVVALGWGRAINDSVKKFLQFQLTVNITAVGVTFVSAVSDDEQKSILNAVQLLWVNLIMDTFAALALATDPPTGSLLHRQPESRTAPLITTTMWKMIIGQSIYQLIVCFVLWFGRDPILGYEETEVRSLIFNIFVFMQIFKLVNSRRIDNKLNIFEGLHRNHLFMLMMTIMAAGQVIIIFFGSDAFVVTRLNGIQWAISLVLGFLSIPIGVLIRLFPDEWFAAMVNVLAKLWPSWIRFSRKKKDISEEEGQLATEKQLEGYDMDTALLGIRDDLEFLKRVRGGRMTALSDAMERSREKMREKMRRKRSDSRPRSKLRSRRGSSRSSNRPPISPMMSVVGMPGIVAASVAGLQPGQMGNGNENPDTRQA; this comes from the exons atggaTTCGGACGCCCCGGCCAAACGCCCGAGGGCCCCTACAATTACAGTTGACACAGCTGCTGTAGACACAACACACTCACCCG GAATAGATTCCATCAACgcatctccatctcctctAGACGACACAAACACCCTCGCCGTCCCAGCATCAAAGTCACGCGCCGAATCgtgggcttcttcttctccctcgaCCAAAATAGGCACCGACCATGAACAAATATCCCGCGATGTCGAAGCCCTGCGAAAAGGCGATCAGCAGGAAATCCTCAAAGCCGACCCTGGTGAGGAGGATCAGTTTACCGTAGAGAACAACCCATTCGCATTCTCTCCAGGACAGCTCTCGAAGCTCATAAATCCCAAGAATTTGGCCGCATTTGTCGCACTTGGTGGACTACCGGGCCTGGAGAAGGGCTTGAGGACAAATTCGAAAGCCGGATTGAGTCCTGATGAAGGGAAGCTACGCGATGCTGTTTCATTTGAAGAAGCGACTGCGACGACAAAGGAAGGATTCAAGGCTTCACCAACAACAGATGTGCTCCCGTCGACAGAAGCCCACGATGATGGCCATGCAGTAGCCAAAGACGCCTTTCCCGATCGCAAGCGAGTCTACGGCGCCAACCGTCTCCCCGAACCCAAAGCAAAGTCATTCCTTCAACTCGCATGGATTGCTTTACAAGATCACGTTCTTATCCTTTTGTGTATCGCAGCTGTGGTCTCGCTGGCCCTGGGTCTGTACCAGACCTTTGGCGCAACACACCACGAGGGCGCCAAGGTCGAATGGGTAGAGGGTGTCGCTATCATTGTAGCCATCACcatcgttgttgttgtcggtGCAGCAAACGATTGGCAGAAGGAGCGCCAGTTCCAGAAGCTCAaccagaagaaggaagatcGTATTGTCAAGGTAACGCGTGCCGGTAAACCCCAGAACATCTCTATTCATGACGTTCTTGTCGGCGACGTGATGCTTCTGGAACCCGGAGATGTTATTCCTGTCGACGGTGTATTTATCTCTGGCCACAACCTTAGTTGTGATGAGTCTTCTGCTACTGGAGAGTCTGACCTGATCAAGAAGGTCGGCGCCGACCAGGTCCTTCACGCTCTTCTCAACGAGCCTGCACCGCAACTCAAGAAGCTTGACCCGTTCATCATCTCTGGTGCCAAGGTTCTCGATGGTGTTGGAACGTTTCTTGTCACTGCTGTTGGTGAACAGTCAAGCTATGGAAAGACAATGATGTCTCTTCGTGATGATCCTGGTCTGACGCCTCTCCAGGCAAAGCTCAACCTCCTCGCTG GATACATTGCCAAACTTGGTAGCGCCGCtggtcttcttctcttcttcgtcctcctcatcatcttcctgGCTGGTCTTCCCAACAACGACGACTCGGGCGAACAAAAGGGTCAATCCTTTTTACAAATCCTCATTACCTCCATCACCGTCATCGTTGTTGCCGTTCCTGAAGGTCTTCCCCTCGCCGTAACACTGTCTCTTGCCTTTGCCACTAAGAAGATGACTCGCGAGAACAACTTGGTGCGACACCTTCAATCGTGTGAGACTATGGGTAACGCCACTGTTATCTGCTCTGACAAGACCGGTACTTTGACCGAGAACGTCATGACTGTTGTAGCTGGCGCTTTGGGTCTTCGAGGTCGTTTCGCTTTTGGCGACTCATCTGTCGAAAAGTCACAGACCTCTTCGCCAACCTCCACCGAAGGCACCGAGATGAACGATACTATCCCCCTCAACCAGTTCTCTGACAAGCTTGACCCCGAATACAAGGATCTCCTCAAGACTGCTGTCACTGTCAACACAACTGCTTTCGAGTCCGATGAAGGCTTCGTTGGTACCAAGACCGAAACCGCCCTTCTCGATTGGGCTCGTCGCTACCTCGGCCTGGGACCTTTGGCTATTGAGCGATCGAACCACCCTGTCACACAGATGTTCCCCTTCAACTCGCAGCGCAAGTGTATGGGTGCCGTCGTCCAGATCCCCGGTCTTACCAAGGATAAGCCCAAGCACCGTCTCTTCATCAAGGGTGCTTCTGAGATTGTTCTCGGCGAATGTACCACCATCCTCGGCGATCCCACACAAGGTCCTTCCACAGAGTCTCTGTCTGACAGCCACAAGGACGGTATCAAGTCTGTCATCTCCAGCTACGCGACAAACTCCCTCCGTACCATTGGTCTTGCATACCGCGACTTCGAATCCTGGCCTCCCGTCCTGACTCTCCGCCCCGAAGATGAAGCCAATACCGACATCGACCTCACTGATCTCGTGCACAACCTCACCTGGATGGGTGTCGTTGGTATCCAAGACCCTGTTCGAAAGGGCGTTCCCGAAGCCGTCATCGATTGTGGTATTGCTTCTGTGAACGTCAAGATGGTCACCGGTGACAACGTCGAAACAGCCCGAGCAATCGCTCTCAACTGTGGTATTCTCACAGAGTCCAACATGTCCGAACCCAATGCTGTCATGCAAGGCTCCGACTTCCGCAAGCTTACCGAGACAGAGCGTTCTACCGTCGTCAAGCAGCTTCGCGTTCTTGCCCGTTCGAGTCCTGAGGATAAGCGTGTTCTTGTCAAGGCTTTGCGCTCTTTGGGTGAGATTGTCGCTGTCACTGGAGATGGTACCAACGATGCTCCCGCTCTCAAGGCTGCCGATGTTGGTTTCTCGATGGGTATCACAGGAACTGAAGTCGCCAAGGAGGCATCTGACATTATTCTCATGGACGATAACTTCTCATCTATCGTGGTCGCCCTTGGTTGGGGACGTGCTATCAATGACTCCGTCAAGAAGTTCCTCCAATTCCAGCTTACCGTCAACATCACCGCTGTCGGCGTGACTTTCGTCTCTGCTGTCTCAGACGACGAGCAAAAGTCCATTCTTAACGCTGTTCAGCTTCTCTGGGTCAACCTTATCATGGACACTTTCGCTGCCCTTGCTCTCGCTACGGATCCTCCTACTGGAAGCCTTCTCCACCGTCAACCTGAATCGCGTACCGCCCCTCTTATTACTACGACCATGTGGAAGATGATCATCGGTCAATCGATCTACCAGCTTATTGTGTGCTTCGTCCTTTGGTTCGGACGCGACCCTATCCTTGGCTACGAGGAGACGGAAGTTCGATctctcatcttcaacatcttTGTCTTTATGCAGATCTTCAAGCTCGTTAACAGTCGACGTATCGacaacaagctcaacatCTTCGAGGGTCTCCACCGTAACCATCTCTTCATGCTCATGATGACGATCATGGCAGCTGGTCAGGTCATCATTATCTTCTTTGGTAGTGATGCCTTTGTTGTGACACGTCTTAATGGCATCCAATGGGCAATCTCCCTGGTTTTGGGCTTCCTGTCCATCCCTATTGGTGTTCTTATCCGTCTGTTCCCTGACGAGTGGTTCGCCGCCATGGTCAACGTTCTCGCTAAGCTCTGGCCTAGCTGGATCCGCTTTTCacgcaagaagaaggatataTCTGAGGAAGAAGGTCAACTTGCCACCGAAAAGCAACTCGAAGGTTACGACATGGACACAGCCCTCCTTGGTATTCGCGACGATCTCGAGTTCCTCAAGCGTGTTCGCGGTGGACGCATGACAGCTCTCAGTGACGCCATGGAACGTTCTCGCGAGAAGATGCGTGAGAAGATGCGTCGCAAGCGTTCCGATTCCCGCCCACGAAGCAAACTCCGAAGCCGCCGCGGTTCATCACGATCGTCTAACAGACCTCCCATCTCACCCATGATGTCCGTCGTTGGCATGCCCGGTATTGTGGCTGCCAGTGTTGCAGGTCTTCAACCAGGACAAATGGGTAACGGCAACGAAAACCCAGATACGCGACAAGCGTAG